A stretch of Xenopus laevis strain J_2021 chromosome 8S, Xenopus_laevis_v10.1, whole genome shotgun sequence DNA encodes these proteins:
- the tubb4b.S gene encoding uncharacterized protein LOC379202 encodes MREIVHLQAGQCGNQIGAKFWEVISDEHGIDPTGSYQGDSDLQLERINVYYNEATGGKYVPRAVLVDLEPGTMDSVRSGPFGQIFRPDNFVFGQSGAGNNWAKGHYTEGAELVDSVLDVVRKEAESCDCLQGFQLTHSLGGGTGSGMGTLLISKIREEYPDRIMNTFSVVPSPKVSDTVVEPYNATLSVHQLVENTDETYCIDNEALYDICFRTLKLTTPTYGDLNHLVSATMSGVTTCLRFPGQLNADLRKLAVNMVPFPRLHFFMPGFAPLTSRGSQQYRALTVPELTQQMFDAKNMMAACDPRHGRYLTVAAVFRGRMSMKEVDEQMLNVQNKNSSYFVEWIPNNVKTAVCDIPPRGLKMSATFIGNSTAIQELFKRISEQFTAMFRRKAFLHWYTGEGMDEMEFTEAESNMNDLVSEYQQYQDATAEEEGEFEEGEEEENA; translated from the exons ATGAGGGAAATCGTACATCTGCAGGCTGGACAGTGTGGCAACCAGATCGGAGCCAAG ttctggGAAGTGATCAGCGATGAGCATGGAATTGACCCAACTGGAAGCTACCAAGGGGACAGTGACCTGCAGCTGGAGAGAATCAATGTCTATTACAATGAGGCAACAG GTGGCAAGTATGTTCCCCGTGCTGTGCTGGTTGATCTTGAACCTGGGACCATGGACTCTGTGCGCTCAGGGCCATTTGGGCAGATATTCAGGCCTGACAACTTTGTATTTG GTCAAAGCGGTGCTGGAAACAACTGGGCCAAGGGCCACTACACAGAGGGAGCAGAACTGGTTGACTCTGTGTTGGATGTTGTAAGGAAAGAAGCAGAAAGCTGTGACTGTCTTCAGGGCTTTCAGTTGACTCACTCTTTGGGGGGTGGTACTGGCTCTGGAATGGGTACCCTGCTCATCAGCAAAATTAGGGAAGAGTACCCAGACAGAATCATGAACACTTTTAGTGTGGTGCCCTCCCCTAAAGTGTCTGACACAGTAGTAGAGCCATACAATGCCACCCTGTCGGTGCACCAGCTTGTAGAGAACACAGATGAGACCTACTGTATAGATAATGAGGCCCTCTATGATATCTGCTTCAGAACCCTAAAACTCACCACACCCACCTATGGGGACCTGAACCACTTGGTCTCAGCCACCATGAGTGGGGTAACAACCTGCCTGCGATTCCCTGGCCAGCTCAATGCTGACCTGCGCAAACTGGCTGTCAACATGGTCCCATTCCCCCGTCTGCACTTTTTCATGCCTGGCTTTGCTCCACTTACCAGCAGAGGTAGCCAACAGTACCGTGCCTTAACCGTGCCAGAGCTGACCCAGCAGATGTTCGATGCCAAGAACATGATGGCTGCCTGTGACCCCCGCCATGGCCGCTATCTGACTGTGGCTGCTGTGTTCAGGGGCCGCATGTCCATGAAAGAAGTGGATGAACAGATGTTGAATGTGCAGAACAAGAACAGCAGTTACTTTGTGGAATGGATCCCCAACAACGTTAAGACTGCTGTCTGTGACATACCACCCAGAGGCCTGAAAATGTCTGCGACCTTCATTGGTAACAGCACAGCCATCCAGGAACTGTTCAAGCGCATTTCTGAACAGTTCACTGCCATGTTCCGCAGAAAGGCCTTCTTGCACTGGTACACAGGCGAGGGCATGGATGAGATGGAATTCACAGAGGCTGAGAGCAACATGAATGACCTGGTGTCTGAGTACCAACAGTACCAGGATGCCACTGCTGAGGAGGAGGGCGAGTTTGAGGAAGGGGAAGAGGAGGAAAATGCATAA
- the tubb4b.S gene encoding uncharacterized protein LOC379202 isoform X1 — MFYGSSHLRLRQGGFWEVISDEHGIDPTGSYQGDSDLQLERINVYYNEATGGKYVPRAVLVDLEPGTMDSVRSGPFGQIFRPDNFVFGQSGAGNNWAKGHYTEGAELVDSVLDVVRKEAESCDCLQGFQLTHSLGGGTGSGMGTLLISKIREEYPDRIMNTFSVVPSPKVSDTVVEPYNATLSVHQLVENTDETYCIDNEALYDICFRTLKLTTPTYGDLNHLVSATMSGVTTCLRFPGQLNADLRKLAVNMVPFPRLHFFMPGFAPLTSRGSQQYRALTVPELTQQMFDAKNMMAACDPRHGRYLTVAAVFRGRMSMKEVDEQMLNVQNKNSSYFVEWIPNNVKTAVCDIPPRGLKMSATFIGNSTAIQELFKRISEQFTAMFRRKAFLHWYTGEGMDEMEFTEAESNMNDLVSEYQQYQDATAEEEGEFEEGEEEENA; from the exons ATGttctatggcagctcccacctgaGACTGCGCCAGGGCGGG ttctggGAAGTGATCAGCGATGAGCATGGAATTGACCCAACTGGAAGCTACCAAGGGGACAGTGACCTGCAGCTGGAGAGAATCAATGTCTATTACAATGAGGCAACAG GTGGCAAGTATGTTCCCCGTGCTGTGCTGGTTGATCTTGAACCTGGGACCATGGACTCTGTGCGCTCAGGGCCATTTGGGCAGATATTCAGGCCTGACAACTTTGTATTTG GTCAAAGCGGTGCTGGAAACAACTGGGCCAAGGGCCACTACACAGAGGGAGCAGAACTGGTTGACTCTGTGTTGGATGTTGTAAGGAAAGAAGCAGAAAGCTGTGACTGTCTTCAGGGCTTTCAGTTGACTCACTCTTTGGGGGGTGGTACTGGCTCTGGAATGGGTACCCTGCTCATCAGCAAAATTAGGGAAGAGTACCCAGACAGAATCATGAACACTTTTAGTGTGGTGCCCTCCCCTAAAGTGTCTGACACAGTAGTAGAGCCATACAATGCCACCCTGTCGGTGCACCAGCTTGTAGAGAACACAGATGAGACCTACTGTATAGATAATGAGGCCCTCTATGATATCTGCTTCAGAACCCTAAAACTCACCACACCCACCTATGGGGACCTGAACCACTTGGTCTCAGCCACCATGAGTGGGGTAACAACCTGCCTGCGATTCCCTGGCCAGCTCAATGCTGACCTGCGCAAACTGGCTGTCAACATGGTCCCATTCCCCCGTCTGCACTTTTTCATGCCTGGCTTTGCTCCACTTACCAGCAGAGGTAGCCAACAGTACCGTGCCTTAACCGTGCCAGAGCTGACCCAGCAGATGTTCGATGCCAAGAACATGATGGCTGCCTGTGACCCCCGCCATGGCCGCTATCTGACTGTGGCTGCTGTGTTCAGGGGCCGCATGTCCATGAAAGAAGTGGATGAACAGATGTTGAATGTGCAGAACAAGAACAGCAGTTACTTTGTGGAATGGATCCCCAACAACGTTAAGACTGCTGTCTGTGACATACCACCCAGAGGCCTGAAAATGTCTGCGACCTTCATTGGTAACAGCACAGCCATCCAGGAACTGTTCAAGCGCATTTCTGAACAGTTCACTGCCATGTTCCGCAGAAAGGCCTTCTTGCACTGGTACACAGGCGAGGGCATGGATGAGATGGAATTCACAGAGGCTGAGAGCAACATGAATGACCTGGTGTCTGAGTACCAACAGTACCAGGATGCCACTGCTGAGGAGGAGGGCGAGTTTGAGGAAGGGGAAGAGGAGGAAAATGCATAA